From one Mycobacterium colombiense CECT 3035 genomic stretch:
- a CDS encoding class II aldolase/adducin family protein → MNAPDARRGGLEVWAPSVVPPIGVELSHKQALAIAFRHLAGIGFAENMAGHITWQLDGQTDMLVNPWGLWWQEITASDICVVDGDARVVSGRWDVTPAIHIHTELHRVRDDARVVIHNHPYYACVLAALGRLPELVHQTGSLFLDDLCLVDTYDGEIDSPARAAELAARIGGANLTILANHGVIVTGRNLPEAVYRAASIERVCKLAYDVLLTGRDPVPMNWSDMAGMQRSLIERAADVYWAGAARMTIKADPDVLA, encoded by the coding sequence ATGAACGCTCCTGATGCACGCCGCGGCGGGTTGGAAGTCTGGGCGCCGTCGGTGGTTCCCCCCATCGGGGTCGAGCTTTCCCACAAGCAGGCGCTGGCCATCGCCTTCCGTCACCTGGCCGGCATCGGCTTCGCCGAGAACATGGCCGGGCACATCACCTGGCAGCTCGACGGCCAGACCGACATGCTCGTCAACCCGTGGGGGCTGTGGTGGCAGGAGATCACCGCGTCCGATATCTGCGTGGTGGACGGTGACGCGCGCGTGGTCAGCGGCCGCTGGGACGTCACCCCGGCCATCCACATCCACACCGAACTGCACCGGGTGCGCGACGACGCCCGAGTGGTCATCCATAACCACCCCTACTACGCCTGCGTGCTCGCCGCGTTGGGCAGGCTGCCCGAGCTGGTGCACCAGACCGGTTCGCTGTTCCTCGACGACCTGTGCCTGGTCGACACCTACGACGGTGAGATCGACAGCCCCGCGCGCGCCGCGGAACTCGCCGCCCGGATCGGCGGCGCCAACCTGACCATCCTGGCCAACCACGGCGTCATCGTGACCGGCCGCAACCTGCCCGAAGCCGTCTACCGCGCGGCATCCATCGAACGCGTCTGCAAGCTGGCCTACGACGTCCTGCTCACCGGCCGGGACCCGGTGCCCATGAACTGGTCGGACATGGCCGGCATGCAACGGTCGCTGATCGAACGGGCGGCCGACGTGTACTGGGCCGGGGCGGCGCGCATGACGATCAAGGCCGATCCGGACGTGCTGGCTTGA
- a CDS encoding amidohydrolase family protein, which yields MKSIDELASDLSFTTAKTGAQRSVTFLPDPPRAPRRYTVISVDDHIVEPPDTFTGRLPRKYADRAPRIVETDDGGQTWVYDGKELPNVGFNAVVGRPVSEYGFEPVRFDEMRRGAWDIHARVKDMDLNGIYASLNFPSFLPGFAGQRLQQVTSDRDLALAAVRAWNDWHFDVWAGSYPDRIIPCQLPWLLDPELGAAMIRENAERGFHAVTFSENPAMLGLPSIHTGHWDPLMAACAETGTVVNLHIGSSGSSPSTTADAPPDVQGVLFFAYAISAAVDWLYSGLPSRFPDLKICLSEGGIGWVAGLLDRLDHMLSYHAMYGTWQALGEPLTPAEVLTRNFWFCAVEDKSSFVQRDRIGVDNIMLEADYPHCDSTWPHTQQTIHEQIGDLPADVIRKLSWENASRLYRHPVPAAVQEDPEAF from the coding sequence ATGAAATCGATCGACGAGCTGGCCTCCGACCTCAGCTTCACCACGGCGAAGACCGGTGCCCAGCGTTCGGTCACCTTCCTGCCGGATCCGCCGCGGGCACCGCGGCGTTACACGGTGATCTCGGTGGACGATCACATCGTCGAACCCCCGGACACCTTCACCGGGCGCCTGCCCCGCAAGTACGCCGACCGGGCGCCGAGGATCGTCGAGACCGACGACGGGGGACAGACCTGGGTCTACGACGGCAAGGAACTGCCCAATGTCGGATTCAACGCGGTGGTCGGACGGCCGGTGTCGGAGTACGGCTTCGAGCCCGTCCGGTTCGACGAAATGCGCAGGGGCGCATGGGACATCCATGCCCGGGTCAAGGACATGGATCTCAACGGCATCTACGCCTCGCTGAACTTCCCGTCGTTCCTGCCGGGCTTCGCCGGGCAGCGGCTGCAGCAGGTGACCAGCGACCGCGACCTGGCGCTGGCCGCGGTGCGGGCGTGGAACGACTGGCATTTCGACGTGTGGGCGGGGTCGTACCCCGACCGGATCATTCCGTGCCAGTTGCCATGGCTGCTCGATCCCGAACTCGGCGCCGCGATGATCCGCGAGAACGCCGAGCGCGGTTTTCACGCGGTGACGTTCAGCGAGAACCCGGCGATGCTCGGATTGCCCAGCATCCACACCGGGCACTGGGACCCGCTGATGGCGGCCTGCGCCGAGACCGGCACCGTGGTGAACCTGCACATCGGATCGTCGGGGTCGTCGCCGTCCACCACCGCGGACGCGCCACCGGACGTGCAGGGTGTGCTGTTCTTCGCCTACGCCATTTCCGCTGCGGTCGACTGGCTGTACTCCGGGCTGCCCAGCCGATTCCCCGACCTCAAGATCTGCCTGTCCGAAGGCGGAATCGGTTGGGTGGCCGGCCTGCTCGATCGCCTCGACCACATGCTCAGCTATCACGCGATGTACGGCACCTGGCAGGCGCTCGGTGAGCCCTTGACCCCGGCGGAGGTGCTGACCCGCAACTTCTGGTTCTGCGCGGTCGAGGACAAATCCTCCTTCGTCCAGCGCGACCGGATCGGCGTCGACAACATCATGCTGGAAGCCGACTACCCGCACTGCGACTCGACGTGGCCGCACACCCAACAAACGATTCACGAGCAGATCGGCGACCTTCCGGCCGACGTCATCCGAAAATTAAGCTGGGAGAACGCGTCCCGGCTATACCGGCACCCCGTGCCGGCGGCGGTGCAAGAGGACCCCGAGGCGTTCTGA
- a CDS encoding alpha/beta fold hydrolase yields MFIEPELITGSNAYRSTNVTPPLRLEAKRDGYVERTVTTSDGVRLAVRDYGSAVAREHTIVLLHGLCLTQASWALQVRHLRRRWGSSVRIITYDHRGHGESTGADMRTYRIDRLADDLAEVLSALRVTGPLTLAGHSMGGMTALAYLGRPAADRPVDPQGLVLVATAAGRLAERGLGRLLNTRATEMLFELVHHIPRRAMDRAVSGLVRPLCGGLIKFSGPDWRGAAALTVSAIRTTPLTTAAGFLPSLKRYDEYHALATIAANTVVVSGGADRTTPTAHARDMAAAIPGATHLHQPDAGHMLLEERPRCVSDAIDRVVGRRAPASQGAAS; encoded by the coding sequence GTGTTCATTGAGCCAGAACTGATTACGGGATCGAACGCGTACCGCTCGACCAACGTGACGCCGCCGCTGCGGCTGGAGGCCAAGCGCGACGGCTATGTCGAGCGGACGGTCACCACGAGCGACGGTGTGCGGCTTGCGGTTCGCGACTACGGGTCGGCCGTCGCCCGCGAGCACACGATCGTCCTGCTGCACGGCCTTTGCCTGACCCAGGCGAGTTGGGCCCTGCAGGTTCGCCACCTGCGGCGCCGCTGGGGCAGCAGCGTGCGGATCATCACCTACGACCACCGTGGCCACGGTGAGTCGACGGGCGCCGACATGCGCACCTACCGCATCGACCGGCTGGCCGACGACCTCGCCGAGGTGCTCTCCGCACTGCGCGTCACCGGGCCGCTCACGCTGGCCGGTCACTCCATGGGGGGCATGACCGCGCTGGCCTACCTCGGCCGCCCCGCCGCCGACCGCCCGGTGGACCCGCAGGGTTTGGTCCTGGTCGCCACCGCGGCCGGCCGGCTGGCCGAGCGCGGCCTCGGCCGGCTGCTGAACACGCGCGCCACCGAGATGCTGTTCGAACTCGTCCACCACATTCCCCGCCGCGCCATGGACCGGGCGGTCAGTGGTCTGGTACGCCCGCTGTGCGGCGGCCTGATCAAATTTTCCGGCCCCGATTGGCGGGGCGCGGCCGCACTGACGGTGTCGGCCATTCGCACCACGCCGTTGACCACGGCTGCCGGCTTCCTGCCCAGCTTGAAGCGATACGACGAATACCACGCGCTCGCCACCATCGCCGCCAACACCGTGGTGGTCAGCGGCGGCGCCGACCGGACCACCCCCACCGCGCACGCGCGTGACATGGCGGCGGCCATCCCGGGCGCCACCCACCTGCACCAGCCCGACGCCGGGCACATGCTGCTCGAAGAGCGGCCGCGGTGCGTCAGCGACGCGATCGACCGCGTTGTGGGGCGGCGCGCCCCGGCCTCGCAGGGCGCCGCGAGCTGA
- a CDS encoding GbsR/MarR family transcriptional regulator, with product MFPEEAEFVDRLGLFFELLGATRTMGRVYGWLLICEPPQQSLTELAEVLSVSKASISTVARQLLDGGMVERLPSSNRQHLYRVRPGGFTSVLETQLSLMRLGIEPAEFALSVLGEDRAEQRRRVEDFRDFCEFCTQAYGDQLMQMWNEYRKRKKP from the coding sequence ATGTTTCCGGAAGAGGCCGAGTTCGTCGACCGCCTCGGGCTGTTCTTCGAGCTGCTGGGTGCGACCCGCACCATGGGGCGGGTCTATGGCTGGCTGCTGATCTGCGAACCGCCGCAGCAGTCGTTGACCGAGCTGGCCGAGGTGTTATCGGTGAGCAAGGCGTCGATCAGCACCGTCGCCCGTCAACTGCTGGACGGCGGCATGGTCGAGCGGCTGCCCAGCTCGAACCGTCAGCACCTCTACCGCGTCAGGCCGGGCGGGTTCACCAGCGTCCTGGAAACGCAGTTGTCACTGATGCGGCTGGGCATCGAACCGGCGGAGTTCGCGCTGTCGGTGCTGGGTGAGGACCGCGCCGAACAGCGTCGGCGCGTCGAGGACTTCCGCGACTTCTGTGAATTCTGCACCCAGGCCTACGGCGATCAGCTCATGCAGATGTGGAACGAGTACCGGAAAAGGAAGAAGCCATGA
- a CDS encoding class I SAM-dependent methyltransferase: MTTTDKVDFSSVPWGSVEWTNLVTLYLRAHESRTARPILGDRAAAEAVDRIAYDFKRIHRMSWPGTNQYLVALRARQLDDWCADFLARHPDAVVLHLGCGLDGRAFRLDVPPAVSWFDVDQPGVIGLRRRLYDDSDRYRMIGSSVTELQWLDQVPTGRPTLMIAEGLLMYLHEHEVRRLLQRLTDQFTCGEMHFDTLSALAPLLSKLFTRGIIKWGIRDVREIATWNPRLRFLEQTPVLAGYNRIPSAAVRLIYRLTWLTAGRHYDVLNRFEY, from the coding sequence ATGACCACGACGGACAAAGTCGACTTCAGCTCCGTCCCTTGGGGTTCGGTGGAGTGGACCAACCTCGTCACGCTGTACCTGCGGGCGCACGAGAGCCGCACGGCGCGGCCGATTCTGGGGGATCGGGCGGCCGCGGAAGCGGTGGACAGGATCGCGTATGACTTCAAGAGGATCCACCGGATGTCGTGGCCGGGGACCAATCAATACCTGGTCGCGCTGCGGGCCAGGCAGCTCGACGACTGGTGCGCGGATTTCCTTGCCCGGCACCCGGATGCCGTTGTGCTGCACTTGGGTTGCGGCCTGGACGGGCGGGCGTTCCGGTTGGATGTCCCGCCGGCGGTGTCGTGGTTCGACGTCGATCAGCCGGGCGTGATCGGGCTGCGCCGCCGGCTCTACGACGACAGCGACCGGTACCGGATGATCGGCTCGTCGGTGACCGAACTGCAGTGGTTGGATCAGGTCCCGACCGGACGCCCGACCCTGATGATTGCCGAGGGCCTGCTGATGTACCTGCACGAGCACGAGGTTCGCCGGTTGCTGCAGCGCCTGACCGACCAATTCACTTGCGGCGAAATGCATTTCGACACGCTGTCCGCGCTGGCCCCGCTACTGTCCAAGCTCTTCACCAGGGGAATCATCAAGTGGGGCATCCGGGACGTCCGCGAGATCGCGACCTGGAATCCCCGGTTGCGGTTCCTCGAGCAGACGCCCGTGTTGGCCGGCTACAACCGGATCCCCTCGGCCGCGGTGCGGCTGATCTACCGGTTGACCTGGCTGACGGCCGGTCGCCACTACGACGTGCTGAACCGATTCGAGTACTGA
- a CDS encoding NAD(P)H-dependent flavin oxidoreductase — MLAQFGMSVPLVAAPMSGGPTTPAMVSAATRAGALGLLAAGYKTVEATEAEIKAVRAESIPFGVNVFAPNPVPVDPQRYRAYAAIVQAEADQFGLTLPPEPIEDNDRFDEKIALLLDDPVPMVSFTFGIPSRDVIAALRRANSVVVQTVTTADEAARAHDAGVDMLAVQAADAGGHSGTLSPHRPLTPVPIVELVKEVVAKVPLPVMATGGLATPGAVAEVIRAGATAAAVGTVLLRATESGASATHQAALVDPAYTETVLTRAFTGRPARGLRNAFIDAHEAEAPAGYPAIHYLTSPLRKAAAAAGKPDYVHLWAGTGYRHATAESAADILRRLASGL, encoded by the coding sequence ATGTTGGCGCAGTTTGGAATGTCCGTTCCGCTGGTGGCGGCCCCGATGTCGGGCGGCCCGACCACCCCGGCCATGGTGTCGGCCGCCACCCGCGCGGGCGCGCTGGGCCTGCTCGCGGCCGGATACAAGACCGTCGAGGCCACCGAGGCCGAGATCAAAGCCGTTCGTGCCGAGTCAATCCCATTCGGGGTCAACGTCTTCGCGCCGAATCCGGTGCCGGTCGACCCGCAGCGCTACCGCGCCTACGCGGCGATCGTCCAGGCCGAGGCAGACCAGTTCGGGCTGACGCTGCCTCCCGAACCCATCGAGGACAACGACAGGTTCGACGAGAAGATCGCGCTGTTGCTCGACGACCCGGTGCCGATGGTGTCGTTCACGTTCGGCATTCCGTCGCGGGACGTGATCGCCGCGCTGCGCCGCGCCAACAGCGTTGTGGTGCAGACGGTCACCACGGCCGACGAGGCGGCGCGGGCGCACGACGCCGGCGTCGACATGCTCGCCGTGCAGGCGGCCGACGCTGGCGGCCATTCCGGCACCCTCTCGCCACACCGGCCGTTGACGCCGGTCCCGATCGTCGAGCTGGTCAAGGAGGTCGTCGCGAAGGTGCCGCTGCCGGTGATGGCCACCGGCGGGCTGGCCACCCCCGGCGCGGTGGCCGAGGTGATCCGCGCGGGCGCGACCGCGGCGGCGGTGGGCACCGTACTGTTGCGCGCCACGGAGAGCGGCGCCTCCGCCACTCATCAGGCGGCCCTGGTCGATCCCGCCTACACCGAGACGGTGTTGACCCGCGCCTTCACCGGCCGCCCGGCCCGGGGCCTGCGCAACGCGTTCATCGACGCCCATGAAGCCGAGGCTCCGGCGGGCTATCCCGCCATCCACTACCTGACCAGCCCGCTGCGCAAGGCCGCCGCGGCGGCGGGCAAGCCGGACTACGTCCACCTCTGGGCGGGCACCGGATACCGGCACGCGACCGCGGAGTCCGCCGCCGACATTCTGCGCCGGCTGGCGTCCGGCCTGTGA
- a CDS encoding arylsulfatase, which yields MTRPNFLVIVADDLGFSDIGAFGGEIETPNLDRLAHAGIRLTDFHSAPACSPTRAMLLTGTDHHIAGIGTMLEVASPEFRGAPGYEGYLNDRVVALPELLRDAGYLTLMSGKWHLGATIETSPWARGFERSFALLPAGASHYGGSGARGFSPVPTLYTEDDQFVSVGDDFYSSDSYTDTLLRYLDERAPGDDRPFFAYLPFQAPHWPLQAPDESVAKYRGRYDAGPDALREERLAALKRLGLCPPDVVAHPVVADGAPEWADMTGEQRARSARSMEVYAGMVDRMDYNVGRVIDYLSASGELDNTVIIFMSDNGAEGAIVEAMPLRGPQIVAQIEKHCDNSLDNLGRPTSFIWYGPRWAQAATAPSRLHKAFTTQGGIRVTGFVTWPGFARQQQIGTAFSTVMDIAPTVLELAGATHPGTSYRGREVAPMRGRSLVDYLTGNAESVHDAGTGTGWELFGRRAIRQGDWKALYLPAPYGPGRWQLYDLSSDLGEIDDLAEARPDKLAELLALWDRYVEETGVILDPISVYDVQL from the coding sequence GTGACGCGCCCCAACTTCCTTGTGATCGTTGCAGACGACCTCGGCTTCTCCGACATCGGCGCGTTCGGCGGCGAGATCGAGACGCCCAACCTCGATCGGCTGGCCCATGCGGGGATCCGGCTCACCGATTTCCACTCGGCACCGGCCTGCTCACCAACCAGGGCGATGTTGTTGACCGGGACCGACCACCACATCGCCGGAATCGGCACCATGCTCGAGGTCGCGTCCCCGGAATTCCGCGGCGCGCCCGGGTACGAGGGCTATCTGAACGACCGGGTGGTCGCGCTGCCCGAACTGTTGCGCGACGCGGGGTACCTGACGCTGATGTCGGGCAAGTGGCACCTGGGCGCCACGATCGAGACGTCGCCGTGGGCGCGCGGTTTCGAGCGCTCGTTCGCCCTGCTGCCGGCCGGCGCCAGTCACTACGGCGGCTCGGGGGCACGCGGATTCTCGCCCGTGCCAACGCTGTACACCGAGGATGACCAGTTTGTCAGCGTCGGCGACGACTTCTATTCGTCGGACTCCTATACCGACACCCTGCTGCGGTATCTGGATGAGCGCGCGCCCGGGGACGACCGGCCCTTCTTCGCCTATCTGCCTTTCCAGGCGCCGCACTGGCCCCTGCAGGCGCCCGACGAATCCGTCGCGAAATATCGGGGTCGCTACGATGCCGGGCCGGACGCGCTGCGCGAGGAGCGGTTGGCCGCGCTCAAGCGGCTCGGACTGTGTCCGCCGGATGTGGTCGCACACCCGGTGGTGGCCGACGGCGCACCGGAGTGGGCCGACATGACCGGCGAGCAGCGCGCGCGCTCGGCCCGCAGCATGGAGGTCTATGCCGGGATGGTCGACCGCATGGACTACAACGTCGGCCGGGTCATCGACTACCTCTCGGCCAGCGGCGAACTCGACAACACCGTCATCATCTTCATGTCCGACAACGGCGCCGAGGGCGCGATCGTGGAGGCGATGCCGCTGCGCGGTCCGCAGATCGTCGCGCAGATCGAAAAGCATTGCGACAACAGCCTGGACAATCTCGGCCGGCCCACGTCGTTCATCTGGTATGGCCCCCGCTGGGCGCAGGCCGCCACCGCGCCGTCGCGCCTGCACAAGGCGTTCACCACCCAGGGTGGGATCCGGGTGACCGGCTTCGTCACCTGGCCCGGCTTCGCCCGGCAACAACAGATCGGCACCGCGTTCAGCACCGTGATGGACATCGCGCCGACCGTGCTGGAGCTGGCCGGGGCCACGCACCCGGGCACGTCGTACCGCGGCCGCGAGGTGGCCCCGATGCGCGGCCGCTCACTGGTGGACTACCTCACCGGGAACGCGGAGAGCGTGCACGACGCGGGCACCGGCACAGGCTGGGAGCTGTTCGGCCGTCGCGCCATCCGGCAGGGCGACTGGAAGGCGCTGTACCTCCCGGCACCGTACGGGCCGGGCCGCTGGCAACTCTACGACCTGTCTTCCGACCTCGGCGAGATCGACGACCTGGCCGAGGCGCGGCCCGACAAGCTGGCCGAGCTGCTGGCGCTGTGGGATCGCTACGTCGAGGAAACCGGCGTGATCCTGGATCCCATCTCGGTGTACGACGTTCAATTGTGA
- a CDS encoding class I SAM-dependent methyltransferase, giving the protein MGQVTDRWRAARVASALYNMAAMHDSVAAVGAKALWGLTLHELLEDVQRVGEARAGAHVLDIPCGGGFAFRGLRPGQDCRYVAADISPDMLRRARSRATQLGVADLMEFADADITALPFQDNTFDLALTFNGLHCLPDPRAAVFELARVLKPGGILRGSTCVRGRGRRQDRFVTALQAAGFFGDTPRAGDVQRWLTDAGLEVSVARHSGSVELFEARHN; this is encoded by the coding sequence ATGGGGCAGGTAACGGACCGCTGGCGTGCCGCTCGGGTGGCATCGGCGTTGTACAACATGGCCGCAATGCATGACAGCGTCGCTGCGGTAGGCGCAAAAGCGTTGTGGGGCTTGACGTTACACGAACTCCTAGAAGATGTTCAGCGTGTCGGTGAAGCTCGCGCCGGCGCCCACGTGCTTGACATCCCGTGCGGTGGTGGATTTGCCTTTCGCGGCTTGCGCCCTGGGCAGGATTGCCGCTACGTGGCCGCTGACATTTCCCCGGACATGCTGAGGCGGGCGCGCAGTCGGGCGACTCAGTTGGGGGTGGCCGACCTGATGGAGTTCGCCGATGCCGATATCACAGCCTTGCCCTTCCAGGACAACACCTTTGACCTGGCATTGACCTTCAACGGCCTGCATTGTCTTCCCGACCCGCGAGCGGCGGTTTTCGAGCTTGCCCGCGTGCTCAAGCCGGGTGGGATTCTTCGCGGCAGCACGTGTGTACGTGGTCGCGGCCGGCGCCAGGATCGTTTTGTGACGGCGCTGCAGGCGGCTGGCTTTTTCGGGGATACGCCCCGGGCCGGTGACGTGCAGCGCTGGCTCACGGATGCGGGACTCGAAGTCTCGGTTGCGCGGCACAGCGGTTCAGTGGAGCTATTCGAGGCCCGTCACAATTGA
- a CDS encoding Gfo/Idh/MocA family protein, which produces MADSAIRIGILGAASIAPVALIDPAKENAEVIVTAVAARDVPRARAFAARHDIPTVHGDYGALIADPDIDAIYNPLPNGLHGRWTRAALAAGKHVLCEKPFTANAAEAREIAELAADSDRVVMEAFHYRYHPLTLRAEEIIASGELGTLRHVQAALCFPLPKFSDIRYDYALAGGATMDAGCYAVHMARTFGGPSPEVVSAQAKLRDPRVDRAMTADLRFPAGHTGRVRCSMWSPRLLQISARVIGEHGELRILNPVLPQTFHRLSVRSRRGERAERFGRRASYAYQLDAFAAAVLRGEPVKTTPQDAIDNMTVIDAIYRAAGLPLRYPS; this is translated from the coding sequence ATGGCTGATTCCGCGATACGCATCGGCATCCTGGGGGCGGCCAGCATCGCGCCGGTGGCGTTGATCGATCCCGCCAAGGAGAACGCGGAGGTGATCGTCACCGCCGTGGCGGCCCGCGACGTGCCGCGTGCGCGGGCGTTCGCCGCACGACATGACATCCCCACGGTGCACGGGGATTACGGGGCGTTGATCGCCGATCCCGACATCGACGCCATCTACAACCCACTGCCGAACGGCCTACACGGGCGTTGGACCCGGGCCGCACTCGCCGCGGGCAAACACGTGCTGTGTGAAAAGCCGTTCACCGCCAACGCGGCCGAGGCCCGCGAAATCGCCGAGCTGGCAGCGGATTCAGACCGCGTGGTGATGGAGGCCTTCCACTACCGCTACCACCCGTTGACGCTGCGCGCCGAGGAGATCATCGCCTCCGGCGAGCTGGGCACGCTGCGGCATGTGCAGGCCGCGCTCTGTTTCCCGCTGCCGAAGTTCTCCGACATCCGCTACGACTACGCGCTTGCCGGCGGGGCGACGATGGACGCGGGCTGCTACGCGGTGCACATGGCCCGCACGTTCGGCGGGCCCTCCCCGGAAGTCGTCTCGGCGCAGGCCAAACTGCGCGACCCACGGGTCGACCGGGCCATGACCGCCGACCTGCGGTTCCCGGCCGGCCACACCGGGCGGGTGCGCTGCTCGATGTGGTCGCCGCGGCTGCTGCAGATCAGCGCCCGGGTGATCGGCGAACACGGTGAGCTGCGCATCCTGAATCCCGTGCTGCCACAGACTTTCCATCGGCTGTCGGTGCGATCGCGGCGGGGCGAACGGGCGGAACGTTTCGGGCGCCGGGCTTCCTATGCGTATCAACTGGACGCGTTCGCCGCGGCGGTGCTGCGCGGCGAACCGGTGAAGACCACCCCGCAGGACGCGATCGACAACATGACCGTCATCGATGCGATTTATCGCGCCGCAGGTCTCCCGCTGCGTTACCCGAGCTGA
- a CDS encoding sigma-70 family RNA polymerase sigma factor has protein sequence MNENEWLAGQFEEHRPRLRALAYRMLGSHAEADDAVQDTWLRLSRADDDQIDNLGGWLTTVVTRECLHLLRSRRSRREDLIGTQLSDPIITADEGLDPEQEALIGESVGLALLLVLDRLPPAERVAFVLHDAFQLPFDEIARLTERQPAAARQLASRARRRVRDAGLAAAATDVASHRKVVDAFFAAARAGDFDALVKLLDPDIVLRADFGPALPQAEYRGAAQVSRFALAPRGAALHPVLVNGRVGRLVTIDGRPVAMLVFTIADDRVIEIDAVRWGESRG, from the coding sequence ATGAATGAGAACGAATGGTTGGCGGGGCAGTTCGAGGAGCACCGCCCCCGGCTTCGCGCGCTGGCGTATCGGATGTTGGGGTCGCATGCCGAGGCCGACGACGCCGTGCAGGACACGTGGCTGCGTCTGAGTCGCGCCGACGACGATCAGATCGATAACCTCGGCGGCTGGTTGACCACCGTGGTGACCCGGGAATGTCTGCACCTGCTGCGCTCCCGCCGAAGCCGCCGGGAGGATCTGATTGGCACTCAGCTGTCGGATCCGATCATCACCGCCGACGAGGGCCTGGACCCCGAGCAGGAAGCGTTAATCGGGGAATCGGTTGGCCTTGCCCTGCTGCTGGTGCTTGACCGGCTGCCTCCCGCCGAACGGGTAGCCTTCGTGCTTCACGATGCGTTCCAGTTGCCGTTCGACGAGATTGCCCGCCTGACCGAACGACAGCCCGCCGCCGCCCGCCAGCTTGCCAGCCGGGCGCGGCGTCGGGTGCGCGACGCCGGTCTGGCCGCAGCGGCGACTGACGTGGCCAGTCACCGCAAGGTTGTCGATGCCTTCTTCGCCGCGGCGCGGGCCGGTGACTTCGACGCACTCGTCAAACTGCTCGATCCAGACATCGTGCTGCGCGCCGACTTCGGTCCCGCCCTGCCACAGGCCGAGTACCGCGGAGCCGCCCAGGTGTCCCGATTTGCCCTTGCCCCCCGCGGTGCCGCACTGCACCCGGTGTTGGTTAATGGTCGAGTCGGGAGATTGGTCACCATCGATGGCCGGCCGGTCGCGATGCTGGTGTTCACGATCGCCGACGACCGCGTCATCGAGATCGACGCTGTCCGCTGGGGCGAGAGCCGCGGTTGA
- a CDS encoding DoxX family protein, with translation MATAYFTLTIVTAALVAFSSYALSSRRKFVMEPIERLRVPPSWWPWLATAKAAGAAGLVAGLAVPTVGVLAAICLIVYFSGAVVISISRRWYAHIPVPLTYVAPAVATLVVGMLARWPHLTLRS, from the coding sequence ATGGCCACTGCGTACTTCACACTGACAATCGTGACCGCCGCGCTGGTCGCCTTCTCCTCTTACGCACTGTCCTCGCGCCGCAAGTTTGTCATGGAGCCGATCGAGCGCTTGCGGGTGCCGCCGTCATGGTGGCCGTGGCTGGCGACCGCCAAGGCAGCCGGTGCCGCCGGCCTGGTCGCGGGCCTCGCCGTCCCGACTGTCGGTGTGCTAGCCGCAATTTGTCTGATCGTGTATTTCTCTGGAGCAGTGGTTATTTCAATATCACGGCGGTGGTACGCACACATCCCCGTTCCATTGACTTATGTTGCGCCGGCGGTTGCCACATTGGTGGTCGGCATGCTCGCGCGCTGGCCGCACTTGACGCTGCGCTCATGA
- a CDS encoding DoxX family protein, whose translation MVLQHLGYPTYFSVLLGVWYALGGIALLTPRFPRLKEWAYAGATFVYTGAVVSHLSVHDSVATALLPAVFLALTFGSWTMRPTSRRLADHAI comes from the coding sequence GTGGTGCTGCAGCACTTGGGCTACCCGACCTACTTCAGTGTGTTGCTCGGTGTCTGGTATGCGCTGGGCGGTATCGCACTGCTCACCCCACGGTTTCCGCGGCTCAAGGAATGGGCCTATGCCGGCGCGACTTTCGTCTACACCGGCGCGGTTGTGTCGCACTTATCGGTTCACGATTCGGTCGCCACCGCGTTGCTGCCGGCTGTCTTCCTTGCTCTCACGTTCGGCTCGTGGACGATGCGGCCTACATCCCGCCGCCTTGCGGACCACGCGATCTGA